From a single Okeanomitos corallinicola TIOX110 genomic region:
- a CDS encoding phosphoglycerate kinase: MSKKSLANLSAADVSGKRALVRVDFNVPMDDQGNITDDTRIRAALPTMKDLTQKGAKVILASHFGRPKGEVKDKLRLTPVAKRLSELLGQEVVKTDDCIGDDVAAKVAALQNGQVLLLENVRFYAEEEKNDPEFAKKLAANADFYVNDAFGTAHRAHASTEGVTKFLKPSVAGYLVEKELQYLQSAIEAPKRPLAAIIGGSKVSSKIGVIETLLEKCDKLIIGGGMIFTFYKARGLSVGKSLVEEDKLELAKALEAKAKERGVALLLPTDIVSADKFAPDANATTVSIENIPADGMGLDIGPDSVKVFQAALADCKTVIWNGPMGVFEFDKFAAGTEAIAHTLAEIGKTGTTTIIGGGDSVAAVEKVGLADQMSHISTGGGASLELLEGKVLPGIAALDEA; encoded by the coding sequence GTGTCGAAAAAAAGTTTAGCAAATCTATCTGCGGCAGATGTATCTGGCAAACGTGCCTTGGTACGGGTAGACTTTAACGTGCCTATGGATGATCAAGGCAATATTACAGACGATACTCGGATTCGGGCGGCTCTGCCAACGATGAAAGATTTGACGCAGAAGGGAGCTAAGGTCATTCTAGCAAGTCATTTTGGCCGTCCCAAAGGGGAAGTTAAAGATAAGTTACGTTTAACTCCTGTTGCTAAACGCCTTTCTGAATTGTTGGGACAAGAAGTTGTCAAAACCGATGACTGTATCGGTGATGATGTCGCTGCTAAGGTTGCAGCTTTGCAAAATGGCCAGGTGCTGTTACTAGAAAATGTGCGCTTCTATGCTGAAGAAGAAAAGAACGATCCTGAGTTTGCCAAGAAATTAGCTGCAAATGCTGATTTTTATGTTAATGATGCTTTCGGTACTGCTCACCGCGCTCATGCTTCTACGGAAGGTGTGACTAAGTTCCTGAAACCTTCTGTAGCTGGTTATTTGGTTGAGAAGGAATTGCAATATTTACAAAGTGCAATTGAAGCACCAAAACGTCCTTTGGCGGCTATTATCGGTGGTTCTAAGGTTTCTAGTAAAATTGGTGTAATTGAAACCTTATTAGAAAAGTGTGACAAGTTAATCATCGGTGGTGGGATGATTTTCACATTTTACAAAGCCCGTGGTTTGAGTGTTGGTAAGTCTTTGGTAGAAGAAGATAAGTTAGAGTTGGCTAAGGCTTTGGAAGCTAAGGCGAAGGAACGTGGTGTGGCTTTGTTGTTACCTACAGATATCGTTTCCGCTGATAAGTTTGCTCCTGATGCCAATGCTACTACTGTCAGCATTGAAAATATCCCTGCTGATGGTATGGGTTTAGATATTGGGCCTGACTCTGTGAAGGTTTTCCAAGCGGCTTTGGCTGACTGTAAGACTGTGATTTGGAATGGTCCGATGGGTGTGTTCGAGTTTGATAAATTTGCTGCGGGTACTGAGGCGATCGCACATACTTTAGCAGAAATTGGTAAAACCGGCACAACTACTATTATCGGTGGTGGTGACTCTGTAGCGGCTGTGGAAAAGGTAGGTTTGGCTGATCAAATGAGCCACATTTCTACTGGTGGTGGTGCTAGTTTGGAGTTGTTAGAAGGTAAGGTTTTACCTGGTATTGCAGCTTTGGATGAAGCGTAA
- a CDS encoding DUF29 family protein, protein MEELIELRELVVSGNLEAALSLIDELEEMSKEDKINKIYSYCIVLLVHLIKQQAEKRTTHSWDVSIRNATDAITRINKRRKSGGYYLNETEIEEILLEAFDRALDNAALEAFGGIYDGSILRSMIDQELLVKEALNYILN, encoded by the coding sequence ATGGAAGAATTAATAGAACTAAGAGAATTAGTCGTTTCTGGCAACCTAGAAGCGGCTCTTTCTTTAATTGATGAATTAGAAGAAATGAGTAAAGAAGATAAAATTAATAAGATTTATAGTTATTGTATAGTGCTTTTGGTGCATTTAATTAAACAACAAGCAGAAAAAAGAACTACTCATTCTTGGGATGTTTCCATTCGCAATGCTACGGATGCAATTACCCGCATCAATAAACGGCGAAAATCTGGAGGATATTACTTGAATGAAACGGAGATAGAGGAAATCTTATTAGAAGCGTTTGATCGAGCTTTGGATAATGCAGCTTTGGAAGCTTTTGGTGGTATTTATGATGGTTCAATTTTAAGAAGTATGATAGATCAAGAATTACTTGTTAAAGAAGCGTTAAATTATATCTTAAATTAA
- a CDS encoding DNA phosphorothioation system restriction enzyme, with protein MGEKKGVYQVQQSLPGCPKMPLSLQLRGYQRQAITSWFANHGRGTLKMATGSGKTITGLAIAYELHKQIGLQVLLVVCPYQHLVSQWGRECEKFNLQPILAFENLRTWQSQLSTQLYNLRSRSQNFVTVITTNSTLISEGLQSQLKYLPPKTLIIGDEAHNLGAPRLEESLPRNVGLRLALSATPERYFDDGGTQSLFDYFGDVLQPEFSLQDAINQGALVHYLYYPVLVELTEIESINYLKLTKRIGRSLQYRERSDGDVGDLEDNEDIKSLLIKRARLIGTAENKLTALKELMQTRRDTSHTLFYCSDGSQESGHRSSLRQLKEVARILGVELGYKVSTYTAHTSLQEREILRQQFENGELQGLVAIRCLDEGVDIPAIKTAVILSSSGNPRQFIQRRGRVLRPHPGKERATIFDMIVLPPDLDREAIEVERNLLKKELKRFVEFADLADNAGEARMQLLNLQKRYGLLDI; from the coding sequence GTGGGTGAAAAAAAGGGTGTTTATCAAGTTCAGCAGTCATTACCAGGATGTCCCAAAATGCCTTTATCTCTGCAATTGCGGGGATATCAGCGTCAAGCTATTACTAGCTGGTTTGCTAATCATGGTCGGGGGACTTTAAAAATGGCTACTGGTAGTGGTAAGACTATTACTGGACTGGCGATCGCTTACGAACTTCACAAACAGATAGGTTTACAGGTCTTGTTAGTGGTGTGTCCTTACCAGCACCTCGTCAGCCAATGGGGTAGAGAATGTGAGAAATTTAACTTACAACCAATTCTGGCTTTCGAGAATTTACGTACTTGGCAAAGTCAACTGTCAACGCAATTATATAATCTGCGTTCCCGTTCTCAAAATTTTGTCACGGTAATTACCACTAACTCGACTTTAATTAGTGAGGGTTTACAATCCCAACTTAAATATTTACCACCTAAAACTTTAATCATCGGTGATGAAGCGCATAATTTAGGCGCACCACGGTTAGAGGAAAGTTTACCCAGAAATGTAGGTTTACGTCTAGCTTTGTCTGCAACACCAGAGAGATATTTTGATGATGGAGGTACACAGTCTTTATTTGACTACTTTGGTGATGTACTCCAACCAGAGTTTAGTCTCCAGGATGCTATTAATCAAGGGGCTTTAGTTCATTATTTATATTATCCAGTTTTAGTGGAATTAACTGAGATAGAAAGTATTAATTATTTAAAATTAACTAAGAGGATAGGACGTTCTTTACAGTATCGAGAACGATCAGATGGAGATGTAGGCGATTTAGAAGATAATGAAGATATTAAATCCTTATTAATTAAACGCGCTCGGTTAATTGGTACAGCAGAGAATAAACTAACGGCTTTAAAAGAATTGATGCAAACTCGCAGAGATACCAGCCATACGTTATTTTATTGTAGCGATGGTTCTCAAGAAAGTGGGCATCGTTCATCTCTGCGTCAACTCAAAGAAGTAGCGAGAATTTTAGGAGTAGAATTAGGTTATAAAGTCAGCACCTACACCGCACATACGTCTTTACAAGAAAGGGAAATTTTAAGACAACAATTTGAAAACGGAGAATTACAAGGTTTAGTAGCTATTCGTTGTTTAGATGAAGGTGTAGATATTCCCGCTATTAAAACTGCGGTAATTTTATCAAGTTCCGGCAATCCTCGCCAATTTATCCAGCGTCGTGGTAGGGTTTTACGTCCCCATCCTGGGAAGGAGAGAGCAACTATTTTTGATATGATTGTATTACCTCCTGATTTAGATAGAGAAGCGATTGAAGTAGAGAGGAATTTGTTAAAAAAAGAGTTGAAAAGGTTTGTAGAATTTGCTGATTTGGCTGATAATGCCGGGGAAGCAAGAATGCAATTATTGAATTTGCAGAAACGTTATGGGTTATTAGATATATAG
- a CDS encoding universal stress protein, whose translation MFKTVLFPIDQSREAREAADLVTKVVQQCNSRLVLLSVVEEPTPDGDNGTPMVSPEAVAKLLENAQALFSQQGITAEVIEKQGKPAFTICDVADEVGADVIIMGCRGLGLTDDGANDSVTNRVINLSPCPVLVVP comes from the coding sequence ATGTTTAAAACAGTTTTATTTCCAATTGATCAAAGTCGTGAAGCACGGGAAGCTGCTGACCTAGTTACCAAGGTAGTGCAACAGTGCAATAGTCGTCTGGTCTTGCTTTCTGTCGTCGAAGAACCAACGCCAGATGGGGATAATGGTACTCCTATGGTTTCCCCAGAAGCAGTAGCTAAACTTCTGGAAAATGCTCAGGCTTTATTTTCCCAGCAAGGTATCACTGCTGAAGTGATAGAAAAACAGGGTAAACCTGCTTTTACTATCTGTGATGTAGCTGATGAAGTAGGTGCAGATGTAATTATTATGGGTTGTCGTGGCTTAGGTTTGACTGATGATGGTGCAAACGATAGTGTGACAAACCGGGTAATTAATCTTTCACCTTGTCCTGTATTGGTTGTTCCGTAA
- the argF gene encoding ornithine carbamoyltransferase has translation MAALIGRDLLGLADLSSTELQELLEMATQLKSQKLKLHCNKVLGLLFSKASTRTRVSFTVAMYQLGGQVIDLHPNVTQVSRGEPIQDTARVLDRYLDILAIRTFAQQDLETFANYAKIPVINALTDLEHPCQILADLLTIQERFGSLAGLTLTYVGDGNNVANSLMLGCALAGMNVRVAFPSGYAPDAEIVEKARTIAAGKTEVVLTQDAEAAAKDAQVLYTDVWASMGQETEADNRLPIFQPYQISQQLLGFADPEAIVLHCLPAHRGEEITDEVIEGSQSKVWDQAENRLHAQKALLASILGAK, from the coding sequence ATGGCAGCATTGATCGGACGAGATTTATTAGGTTTAGCGGATCTAAGTTCCACAGAACTGCAAGAACTTCTAGAAATGGCAACTCAACTCAAATCACAAAAGCTAAAGTTGCATTGTAATAAAGTTCTGGGTTTGTTGTTTTCTAAGGCTTCTACTCGCACCAGAGTTAGTTTTACCGTGGCAATGTATCAACTAGGTGGACAGGTAATTGATCTTCATCCTAATGTCACACAAGTCAGTCGGGGTGAACCTATCCAAGATACAGCTAGGGTATTGGATCGTTATTTAGATATTCTCGCAATTCGGACTTTTGCCCAACAGGATTTGGAAACCTTTGCTAATTATGCCAAAATTCCAGTCATTAATGCCCTCACAGATTTAGAACATCCCTGTCAGATTTTGGCTGACTTGTTAACAATTCAAGAACGTTTTGGCAGTTTAGCTGGTTTGACTCTAACCTATGTGGGGGATGGTAATAATGTGGCTAATTCCCTCATGTTGGGTTGTGCTTTAGCTGGGATGAATGTCAGGGTGGCTTTTCCTTCTGGATATGCACCAGATGCGGAAATTGTGGAAAAAGCTAGAACCATAGCAGCTGGTAAAACTGAAGTTGTTCTCACCCAAGATGCAGAAGCAGCGGCTAAGGATGCACAGGTTCTTTATACTGATGTTTGGGCAAGTATGGGACAGGAAACGGAAGCTGATAACCGTCTACCAATTTTCCAACCTTATCAAATTTCTCAACAATTATTAGGTTTTGCTGATCCAGAAGCAATAGTTTTACACTGTTTACCTGCCCACCGTGGGGAAGAAATTACGGATGAAGTCATTGAAGGTTCTCAGTCTAAAGTTTGGGATCAGGCAGAAAATCGCCTACACGCCCAAAAAGCTTTATTAGCTAGTATTTTAGGGGCAAAGTGA
- a CDS encoding IctB family putative bicarbonate transporter, with protein sequence MNLVWERLTLSSLPLKEYLEGSYLHRLVVGILKPWRQSSILMQWGDTIAALLLSLVYGFAPFASSSLILVLLVATIGFWFLLTLCDDTAAVNVPFVTPIHFLVLLYWLVAAVATALSPVKSAALKDLAVLSLYILLFFVCARVLRFSRFRSWLITVYLHISLIVSVYGIRQWFFGADALATWVDPESPLSKTTRVYSYLGNPNLLAGYLIAAVALSLVAIFAWQGWIRKALSLTMFFVNTACLVLTYSRGGWIGLVVALLAAAMLLVYWWSVDFNPFWRTWSLVIMAGSLIGVLLLAIIFVEPVRLRVMSIFADRQDSSNNFRRNVWDAVFKMIGDRPIIGIGPGHNSFNKIYPLYQQPKYTALSAYSIFLEVAVEMGFVGLGCFLWLVFITFNTAFTQMQRLRELRNLEGLWIIGAIAALLGMLAHGLVDTVWYRPEINTIWWLMVALVASYWRPVNKTGDR encoded by the coding sequence ATGAACTTAGTTTGGGAAAGATTAACTTTATCCTCTTTACCGCTGAAAGAATATCTAGAAGGTAGTTATCTACATAGATTAGTAGTAGGAATTTTAAAGCCTTGGCGACAAAGCAGTATTTTAATGCAGTGGGGAGATACAATAGCAGCCTTACTCCTGAGTCTTGTCTATGGTTTTGCTCCTTTTGCTTCCAGTAGTCTCATACTGGTTTTGTTGGTGGCTACTATAGGATTCTGGTTTTTACTGACTTTGTGTGATGATACAGCTGCTGTAAATGTACCCTTTGTTACTCCTATTCATTTTTTGGTATTACTCTACTGGTTGGTCGCTGCTGTCGCAACGGCTTTATCTCCTGTAAAATCGGCGGCTCTGAAGGATTTAGCGGTTTTATCACTATACATACTACTTTTTTTTGTATGTGCGAGGGTATTAAGGTTTTCTCGTTTTCGTTCTTGGTTAATTACTGTTTATTTACATATATCGCTAATTGTCAGCGTTTATGGCATTAGACAATGGTTTTTTGGCGCTGACGCTTTGGCAACTTGGGTTGATCCAGAATCTCCTTTATCCAAAACTACCAGGGTTTACAGCTATTTAGGTAATCCCAATTTACTAGCAGGTTATCTGATAGCCGCTGTGGCTTTAAGTTTGGTAGCCATTTTTGCTTGGCAGGGGTGGATCAGAAAAGCCTTATCACTAACAATGTTTTTTGTCAATACTGCTTGTTTGGTGCTGACTTATAGCCGAGGTGGGTGGATTGGTTTGGTAGTAGCACTTTTAGCGGCTGCAATGCTGTTAGTTTATTGGTGGAGTGTGGATTTTAACCCCTTTTGGCGTACTTGGTCGCTGGTAATTATGGCAGGTAGTTTAATTGGTGTATTACTACTGGCTATAATTTTTGTAGAACCTGTGCGTCTACGGGTAATGAGTATTTTTGCAGATCGTCAAGACAGTAGTAATAATTTTCGGCGTAATGTTTGGGATGCGGTATTTAAGATGATAGGCGATCGCCCAATTATCGGTATTGGCCCTGGACACAATTCTTTTAATAAAATTTACCCCCTTTACCAACAACCAAAATATACAGCTTTGAGTGCCTATTCTATTTTCTTAGAAGTAGCGGTAGAAATGGGTTTTGTGGGTTTAGGTTGTTTTTTGTGGTTAGTGTTTATCACCTTTAATACAGCATTTACACAAATGCAGCGGTTAAGGGAATTGAGAAATTTAGAGGGTTTGTGGATAATTGGGGCGATCGCAGCTTTATTAGGTATGCTTGCCCACGGTTTGGTGGATACTGTTTGGTATCGTCCAGAAATTAACACTATCTGGTGGTTGATGGTAGCTTTAGTGGCTAGTTACTGGAGACCAGTCAATAAGACAGGTGACAGGTGA
- a CDS encoding type II toxin-antitoxin system VapC family toxin, with amino-acid sequence MILDKIVIDSSVVIKWFITQDYSLEANKILDAYKSQKLNLIAPDLIYAEVGNVLWKIQRFQGLNNQDAEIILDLLYQMQFEIFPANELLKDAYQFAVNYQRTVYDSLYVVLSIRENCKFITADEKLYNYIHGKIPNIQLIKDWI; translated from the coding sequence ATGATTTTAGACAAAATTGTCATTGATAGTAGTGTAGTCATTAAATGGTTTATTACTCAAGATTATTCATTAGAAGCAAATAAAATTCTTGATGCCTATAAATCACAAAAACTTAACTTAATTGCACCAGACTTAATTTATGCAGAAGTTGGTAATGTTCTCTGGAAAATACAACGATTTCAAGGTTTAAATAATCAAGATGCTGAGATAATCCTTGATTTATTATATCAAATGCAATTTGAAATATTTCCTGCTAATGAATTATTAAAAGATGCCTATCAGTTTGCAGTCAATTATCAAAGAACTGTCTATGATAGCCTTTATGTAGTTTTAAGCATTAGAGAAAACTGTAAATTTATTACTGCTGATGAAAAATTGTACAATTATATTCATGGGAAAATACCAAATATTCAACTGATAAAAGATTGGATTTAA
- a CDS encoding AAA family ATPase — MKLTSIKLCNFRSFYGQTPEITIASGDYRNTTIIHGNNGAGKTSLLNAFTWVLYEKFTAAFAATEQLVNKRAISEAEENQAVECWVEVGWEHEGTRYRAKRNCRVYKNSTSIEATKTLLTVQFAGDDGKWGFSIEPAEEIINNILPASLHQYFFFDGERIEEIVRCDKKAEIAEATETFLGVKVIDLAIRHLKEAKKSLDNELAAIGDAETKKLLTAQTKLETAIEKINERQTEIKQELENQQTFKKDISNRLIELSAVTELQERRETLETQKRTNQEDLKKTKDALKKIISKQAYTVLLSDTNQKFREIINNLKQKGELKSGISKEFVNDLIESGRCICGADLKEGGHGYFHIKSLLKKTGSSSVEETAIRMGAQIDNLDQQANLFWENVNREQVRISQLRESISEIETELDKIQEMLRKDPNEDIRGLQKRLDEIEIKIDELNREQGANQQEISHLQSEIDVLVKQISKQKQNEERQALAQRRIIATQDAIERLIEVKNRQEKQFRLQLEKRVQEIFTEISVTPYIPKITEKYELILVENTTGIEATVAASTGENQILSLSFIASIIDKVREWSEKKKIMMVPDSSTFPIVMDSPFGSLDANSRRHIAQTIPKLANQLVVLVTKTQWRVEVEEEIIDRIGKEYVLIYYSSKPNCEQEFIEVGRERYPLIRQSPNGFEYTEIVEVERG; from the coding sequence ATGAAATTAACTTCTATAAAACTTTGTAACTTTCGTTCTTTTTATGGACAAACACCAGAAATTACCATTGCAAGTGGAGACTATCGAAATACTACAATTATTCATGGTAATAATGGTGCAGGAAAAACCAGCTTATTAAATGCTTTTACCTGGGTTTTATATGAAAAATTTACCGCTGCTTTTGCTGCGACAGAACAGCTAGTTAATAAACGTGCAATTTCCGAAGCTGAAGAAAATCAAGCAGTAGAATGTTGGGTAGAAGTTGGTTGGGAACATGAGGGAACACGTTACCGTGCAAAACGTAATTGTAGAGTTTATAAAAATTCTACCTCTATAGAAGCAACTAAAACTTTATTAACTGTGCAATTTGCAGGAGATGATGGTAAATGGGGATTTTCCATCGAACCAGCAGAGGAAATTATCAATAATATTTTACCAGCAAGTTTACATCAATATTTCTTCTTTGATGGAGAAAGAATAGAAGAAATAGTCCGTTGTGATAAAAAAGCAGAAATAGCAGAAGCAACGGAAACATTTTTGGGGGTCAAAGTTATTGACTTAGCAATTAGACATTTAAAAGAAGCTAAAAAAAGTTTAGATAATGAACTTGCAGCTATTGGGGATGCAGAAACAAAGAAGTTATTAACTGCACAAACCAAATTAGAAACAGCAATTGAAAAAATTAACGAACGACAAACAGAAATTAAACAAGAATTAGAAAATCAACAGACATTTAAAAAAGATATCAGTAATCGTTTAATAGAATTAAGTGCAGTCACAGAGTTACAGGAAAGACGAGAAACATTAGAAACTCAAAAACGCACCAATCAGGAAGACTTAAAAAAAACGAAGGATGCGCTAAAAAAAATAATTTCTAAACAAGCATACACAGTTTTATTGAGTGACACCAATCAAAAATTTCGAGAAATTATCAATAATTTAAAACAAAAGGGAGAATTAAAATCAGGAATTTCCAAGGAATTTGTTAATGATTTAATTGAATCTGGACGTTGTATTTGTGGTGCTGATTTAAAAGAAGGTGGACATGGATATTTTCATATTAAATCTCTTCTCAAAAAAACTGGATCTTCTTCAGTAGAAGAAACAGCTATACGGATGGGAGCGCAAATTGATAATCTTGATCAACAAGCTAATTTATTTTGGGAAAATGTCAATAGAGAACAAGTAAGAATTAGTCAGTTAAGAGAATCTATTTCAGAAATAGAAACTGAATTAGATAAAATTCAAGAGATGTTACGAAAAGATCCCAATGAAGACATTAGGGGGTTACAAAAGCGGTTAGATGAAATTGAAATAAAAATTGATGAATTAAATAGAGAACAGGGTGCAAACCAGCAGGAAATTTCTCACCTACAATCAGAAATTGATGTTTTAGTTAAACAAATTTCTAAACAAAAACAGAACGAAGAAAGACAAGCATTAGCACAACGTCGGATTATCGCTACTCAAGATGCAATAGAAAGATTAATTGAGGTCAAAAATAGACAAGAAAAACAATTTAGATTACAGTTAGAAAAACGAGTTCAGGAAATATTTACAGAGATTTCTGTAACTCCTTATATTCCTAAAATTACAGAAAAATATGAATTAATTTTAGTAGAAAATACCACAGGAATAGAAGCAACTGTTGCAGCTTCCACAGGAGAAAATCAGATTTTGAGTTTATCTTTTATTGCTAGTATTATTGATAAAGTCAGAGAATGGAGTGAGAAGAAAAAAATCATGATGGTTCCTGATAGTAGTACGTTTCCAATTGTGATGGATTCACCTTTTGGAAGTTTGGATGCTAATTCTCGTCGTCACATTGCACAAACTATTCCAAAGTTAGCAAATCAGTTAGTTGTTTTGGTGACTAAAACTCAATGGAGGGTGGAAGTTGAGGAGGAAATTATTGATAGAATTGGGAAGGAATATGTATTGATTTATTATTCTTCTAAACCTAATTGTGAACAGGAATTTATTGAGGTGGGTAGGGAAAGATATCCTTTAATTCGTCAAAGTCCTAATGGTTTTGAATATACTGAAATTGTGGAAGTAGAGAGGGGTTAG
- a CDS encoding type II toxin-antitoxin system PemK/MazF family toxin has protein sequence MAIAGQIVLFKFPQTDLTIGKLRPALLIKPLSNGYDDWLVCMISTKTGQELTGLDEIITPNDQDFKQTGLKSESVVRVSRLAVVSEKILLGKIGEVSVERLERIKINLATWILSN, from the coding sequence ATGGCAATAGCAGGTCAAATTGTATTATTCAAATTTCCCCAAACAGACCTAACAATTGGAAAATTACGCCCAGCACTTCTAATTAAGCCATTAAGTAACGGTTATGATGATTGGCTAGTTTGTATGATTTCTACTAAAACAGGGCAAGAATTGACTGGACTTGATGAAATTATTACACCCAATGATCAGGATTTTAAACAAACAGGCTTAAAGTCAGAAAGTGTTGTTAGAGTCTCACGGTTAGCAGTTGTATCTGAAAAGATATTACTGGGTAAAATAGGTGAAGTTTCCGTAGAAAGATTGGAGCGAATTAAAATAAATCTGGCAACCTGGATTTTAAGTAATTGA
- the lexA gene encoding transcriptional repressor LexA, protein MEKLTEVQQELYEWLVEYIRINQHSPSIRQMMQAMNLKSPAPIQSRLEHLRNKGYIDWDEGKARTIRILRQTKYGVPILGTIAAGGLIEPFTDGVEHLDLANLSLPPQTYALRVAGDSMIEDLIADGDVVFLRPVAEPNQLKNGTIVAARVEGHGTTLKRFYLQEDTVTLKPANPKYQPIQVPAMQVQVQGSLVGVWRNYN, encoded by the coding sequence ATGGAAAAACTAACAGAAGTTCAACAAGAATTATACGAGTGGTTGGTTGAATACATCAGAATTAACCAGCATTCTCCATCTATTCGGCAAATGATGCAAGCAATGAATTTGAAGTCACCAGCGCCAATTCAAAGCCGCTTGGAACATTTACGAAATAAGGGTTACATTGACTGGGATGAAGGTAAAGCTAGAACAATTAGGATTTTACGACAAACTAAGTATGGTGTACCCATTTTAGGCACTATTGCGGCGGGTGGTTTAATTGAACCTTTTACCGATGGGGTGGAACATTTAGATTTAGCTAATTTATCTCTACCTCCCCAAACTTATGCTTTGCGGGTGGCTGGTGATAGTATGATTGAGGATTTGATTGCTGATGGGGATGTGGTGTTTTTACGTCCTGTAGCTGAACCTAATCAGTTAAAAAATGGTACGATTGTGGCCGCTAGGGTGGAAGGACACGGTACAACTTTAAAACGTTTTTATCTTCAGGAAGATACTGTGACTCTCAAACCTGCTAACCCTAAATATCAACCTATCCAAGTACCCGCGATGCAAGTACAAGTACAAGGTTCTTTAGTGGGTGTGTGGCGCAATTATAACTAA